The Salvelinus alpinus chromosome 28, SLU_Salpinus.1, whole genome shotgun sequence genome includes a window with the following:
- the LOC139557568 gene encoding CD63 antigen-like yields the protein MGVEGGMKCVKYLLFFFNFIFWLCGLALIVLGVLVQVALHNTVVINNVSASSAPIVLIVVGVVVFFIAFFGCCGAWKESYCMVTMFTILLGLIIITEIGAAIAGYVFRGNLTVIVHESLNDMVTKYSNGTDEFQKALDNLQIDLKCCGVINATDWRGNFGSGTNSVPDSCCVNVTAGCGQGTMKDSSKVHQMGCQTVVEELLKKNIMWVIVAALVIAFLQIMGIIFACMLMRGIRSGYEVM from the exons ATGGGTGTTGAAGGGGGAATGAAATGTGTGAAGTACCTACTCTTCTTTTTCAACTTCATCTTCTGG cTGTGTGGTCTGGCTCTAATAGTTCTGGGAGTCTTGGTTCAGGTGGCTCTCCACAACACCGTAGTGATCAATAATGTCTCAGCCTCGTCAGCCCCCATTGTCCTCATCGTGGTGGGGGTCGTCGTCTTCTTCATCGCCTTCTTCGGCTGCTGTGGAGCCTGGAAGGAGAGCTACTGCATGGTCACCATG TTCACTATCCTTCTGGGTCTGATCATTATCACTGAGATTGGTGCGGCCATCGCTGGATATGTCTTCAGAGGCAAC CTGACAGTCATTGTCCATGAGAGTCTCAATGACATGGTCACCAAATACAGCAACGGCACTGACGAATTCCAGAAGGCCCTGGATAACCTGCAGATTGAT CTGAAATGCTGTGGAGTGATCAACGCCACTGATTGGAGAGGAAACTTTGGGTCTGGCACAAACTCTGTGCCAGACTCCTGCTGTGTCAATGTCACCGCTGGCTGTGGTCAGGGGACCATGAAGGATTCAAGCAAGGTGCACCAGATG GGGTGTCAGACTGTTGTGGAGGAGCTGTTGAAGAAGAACATCATGTGGGTCATTGTAGCGGCACTGGTGATCGCTTTCCTGCAG ATCATGGGCATCATATTCGCCTGTATGTTGATGAGGGGCATTCGCAGTGGCTATGAAGTCATGTGA
- the LOC139557566 gene encoding uncharacterized protein: MALELNKGRPVLEGIPGGKETSIGSSQDATRFIQVSGSTVFLLEPPAQAPDDADPGEGPSAAATAHDGDDDEEETISLDSRRHEDPDAIQWENQPGNISSQAIRKLYGNHLRRQIELADIDIQYKKKKMENLALESEIKKRTIRKLDLEIKKLERELQEDDTAQNKN, translated from the exons atggccttggagctaaataaaggcaggcccgtcttagaggggatccctggggggaaagagacgagcataggttcctcccaagatgccacccgcttcattcaag tgtctggcagcactgtgttcctgttagagccaccagcacaagcaccagacgatgctgatcca ggtgaaggccccagtgcagcagcaacagcacatgatggagacgatgatgaggaggagaccatctctctggattccagaaggcatgag gacccagatgctatacagtgggaaaaccagcctggcaacata agctcacaagctatcagaaagttgtatggcaaccacctccggcgccaaatagaactggcagacatagacattcagtacaagaagaaaaagatggaaaatcttgcactggagtccgaaataaaaaagaggacaattaggaaactggaccttgaaataaaaaaacttgagagggag ctccaagaagatgacacagctcaaaataaaaattag